One window of Brachionichthys hirsutus isolate HB-005 chromosome 21, CSIRO-AGI_Bhir_v1, whole genome shotgun sequence genomic DNA carries:
- the LOC137910200 gene encoding 2-aminoethanethiol dioxygenase-like, with protein sequence MSRDGKAPLIQDIAQTAFSTFKGFRASSGASSGGGGHVAAELRALVTAVRAADLNIAPRNPPRSSGAAALERPPVTYMHICETEVFSMGVFLMTSGASMPLHDHPGMNGMLKVLYGKVRISSYDQLEENLSTPPQFKPPLAPPQTSFLRRSVLRSVAEYSEHCGPCLLTPVQDNFHQIAAVEGPAAFLDILAPPYDPDDGRDCHYYRVLQIAAEEGGAGGKSIKEHQGEKKEKTAVTWLLEVPQPEDFWCGGEPYPGPAVSF encoded by the exons ATGTCGCGGGACGGCAAAGCGCCTCTCATCCAGGACATCGCGCAGACAGCCTTCAGCACCTTCAAAGGCTTCCGCGCGTCCAGCGGGGCGtccagcggcgggggggggcacgtcgCCGCCGAGCTGCGCGCCCTGGTGACGGCCGTCAGGGCGGCCGACCTAAACATCGCCCCCCGGAACCCCCCCCGGAGCTCCGGGGCCGCGGCGCTGGAACGGCCCCCGGTCACCTACATGCACATCTGCGAAACGGAGGTGTTCAGCATGGGGGTCTTCCTGATGACGTCAGGCGCGTCCATGCCGCTGCACGACCACCCAGGCATGAACGGGATGCTGAAG GTTCTCTACGGGAAGGTTCGTATCAGCAGCTACgaccagctggaggagaacctGAGCACGCCGCCCCAGTTCAAGCCGCCCTTGGCTCCTCCCCAGACCTCCTTCCTGCGGCGCTCCGTCCTCCGCTCCGTCGCCGAGTATTCCGAGCACTGTGGGCCGTGCCTCCTCACGCCTGTGCAGGATAACTTCCACCAGATCGCTGCAGTGGAGGGGCCGGCTGCGTTCCTGGATATCCTGGCCCCCCCATATGATCCGGACGATGGGCGGGACTGTCACTATTACAGGGTCCTGCAGATTGCAGCggaggaagggggggcgggTGGAAAGAGCATCAAGGAGCACCagggagagaagaaggagaagacagcGGTGACCTGGCTGCTGGAAGTCCCTCAGCCGGAGGACTTCTGGTGTGGGGGGGAGCCCTATCCGGGCCCCGCGGTCTCTTTCTGA
- the bms1 gene encoding ribosome biogenesis protein BMS1 homolog: MRRMDAKVKKQRPHQQKHSGPKAERKKLKKQGGSAGQDERKRNPKAFAVQSAVRMAKTFHRAQDIKTKKHHIPHVDRTPLEPPPIVIVVVGPPKVGKSTLIRCLIKNFTRQKLGDICGPVTIVSGKKRRLTFVECNNDINTMIDLAKVADLVLMLIDASFGFEMETFEFLNICQVHGFPRIMGVLTHLDSFKNNKTLRKTKKNLKHRFWTEVYQGAKLFYLSGMVYGEYQTQEVKNLGRFISVMKFRPLVWQTTHPYVLVDRMEDLTDPERVRTDPKCDRTVSLYGYLRGTLMKNKGQVHIPGIGDFQVADLNFLPDPCSLPDAQKKRALNEKERLLYAPMAGVGGVVYDKDAVYIDLPASHVNQQQEEVRPTTELVQSLIDTHATLDTKMAGSKMSLFSGSAGLDPSDVEEQSKLMQGLQEEQVWDAHTKRNRRKVVFTEQVDDSDGTSSASDDEDGGAEECDQGEQGEDEDEESLSAFLKEKRARSETKACSAPLAKKTKVGEEERPAFADSEDELQMSEEEAGRARDSGHCSEEEEDNDEGDAASEDEEEDGALEGALEKQTMSDEEEEEGKGSLRWKEGLQAKALQAFLRQQEAAPNLRKLVYGSVAEADGSAEEEEEEEQLGGLFRVSRPQNNRKMQTNAVDCSRFDTDASRDWDSEEMLNSIRDCFVTGKWDEGQDAAVLLKEDEEMYGDFEDLETGEVHSGQSEQFTEEQNSASNDDEAEESMKVDDEVQKNKRLEKKRRLKERFNSEYDDGDATYFDDLKEEMQKQAELNRAEFEDVDDDTRVQYEGFRPGMYIRVEISSVPCELVTNFDPHYPIVLGGLGAGEGNVGYLQMRLKKHRWHGRILKTRDPLIMSLGWRRFQTIPLYYIEDHNGRNRLLKYTPQHMHCGAAIWGPVTPQGTGFLAVQSVTGTNAKFRIAATGVVLDLDKSVTIVKKLKLIGYPYKIFKNTCFVKDMFSTVLEVAKFEGASIRTVSGVRGQIKKALSAPPGAYRATFEDRLLMSDIVFLRSWYPVSVPQLYNPVTSLLLPAGQKDHWTGMRTLGQLKHDLGIRNKPNADSLYKPVVRAPRRFNPLHIPRELQKALPFKSKPKLQHPRGKTPRDLQRPCVIREPHERKVAALLHALSTVHHHKRKKVHVAQHAKHKEFLQQKEKQEEAKLLRQKEARKKLYRVMGQMDKKKQRSSLKGAAQDQ, from the exons ATGCGCAGGATGGATGCGAAGGTTAAGAAGCAGAGGCCACACCAGCAGAAGCACAGCGGCCCaaaggcagagaggaagaagctgaagaagcagGGAGGCTCCGCAGGACAGGATGAACGGAAGCGCAACCCTAAAGCATTTGCGGTCCAGTCGGCCGTGCGCATGGCCAAGACCTTCCAcag gGCTCAGGACATAAAGACCAAAAAACATCACATCCCCCACGTAGACCGGACGCCTCTGGAGCCCCCTCCCATAGTGATCGTTGTCGTCGGCCCCCCCAAGGTGGGGAAGAGCACCCTGATCCGCTGCCTGATCAAAAACTTCACTCGGCAGAAGCTTGGTGACATCTGTGGGCCCGTGACCATCGTCTCTG GCAAGAAGCGACGCCTCACTTTCGTGGAGTGCAACAATGACATTAACACGATGATCGACCTCGCTAAAGTAGCTGACCTG GTTTTAATGCTGATTGACGCCAGCTTCGGCTTCGAGATGGAGACCTTTGAGTTTCTCAACATCTGCCAGGTGCACGGCTTCCCGCGCATCATGGGCGTCCTCACTCACCTGGACTCGTTCAAGAACAACAAGACCCTGAGGAAGACCAAGAAGAACCTGAAACACCGCTTCTGGACCGAGGTCTACCAG GGGGCCAAGCTGTTCTACCTGTCTGGCATGGTGTACGGGGAGTATCAGACCCAGGAGGTGAAGAACCTCGGCCGCTTCATCTCCGTCATGAAGTTTCGTCCTTTGGTGTGGCAGACCACTCACCCATATGTGCTGGTTGACCG CATGGAGGACTTGACTGACCCTGAAAGGGTGAGGACAGACCCCAAATGCGACCGGACGGTGTCGCTGTACGGCTACCTGAGAGGGACACTGATGAAAAACAAAGGCCAGGTCCACATCCCAG GCATCGGAGACTTTCAGGTGGCCGACTTGAACTTCCTGCCGGATCCGTGCTCGCTGCCAGATGCTCAGAAGAAAAGGGCCCTGAACGAGAAGGAGCGTCTGCTCTACGCCCCCATGGCCGGGGTCGGGGGGGTCGTGTATGACAAAGACGCCGTCTATATAGACCTTCCTGCGAGTCACGTCAATCAGCAGCAG GAGGAGGTGCGGCCCACCACAGAGCTGGTCCAGTCTCTCATTGACACGCATGCGACCCTGGATACCAAGATGGCTGGCAGCAAGATGTCTCTGTTCAGCGGCTCTGCCGGCCTGGACCCGTCGGACGTCGAGGAGCAGAGCAA ATTGATGCAGGGTCTACAGGAGGAGCAAGTTTGGGACGCGCACACcaagaggaacaggaggaagGTGGTCTTCACTGAGCAAGTGGACGATAGCGATGGCACAAGCAGCGCcagtgatgatgaggatggtgGAGCTGAAGAGTGCGACCAGGGGGAGCAgggagaggatgaagacgaggagagcCTGTCCGCTTTTCTAAAAGAGAAGCGAGCCAGATCTGAGACAAAAGCATGCAGCGCTCCGCTGGCCAAAAAAACGAAGgtgggggaggaagagaggccgGCGTTTGCTGACAGTGAAGATGAGCTGCAGATGAGTGAGGAAGAGGCCGGGAGAGCAAGAGACTCTGGACACtgttctgaggaggaggaggataatgAT GAAGGTGATGCTGCatcagaggatgaagaggaggatggtgCACTTGAGGGTGCACtagaaaagcaaacaatgagtgacgaagaggaggaagagggtaA AGGCTCTCTCCGGTGGAAGGAGGGTCTGCAGGCGAAGGCATTACAGGCGTTTCTACGACAACAAGAAGCCGCCCCCAATCTGAGAAAACTGGTCTACGGCTCAG TTGCAGAAGCAGATGgctcagcggaggaggaggaagaggaggagcagttgGGGGGGCTGTTTCGAGTCAGTCGCCCTCAAAACAATAGAAAGATGCAAACGAATGCTGTCGACTGTTCCCGTTTCGACACCGACGCCTCCCGTGACTGGGACTCTGAGGAG aTGCTAAACTCCATTCGTGACTGCTTTGTAACGGGGAAGTGGGATGAAGGTCAagatgctgctgtgctgctgaagGAGGATG AGGAGATGTACGGTGACTTTGAGGATTTAGAAACGGGAGAAGTCCACAGTGGGCAAAGTGAACAATTCACAGAGGAG CAGAATAGTGCGAGCAATGATGACGAAGCTGAAGAGAGCATGAAGGTGGACGACGAAGTCCAGAAAAACAAGCGTCTGGAGAAGAAGCGCCGGTTGAAGGAGCGATTCAACTCTGAGTACGACGACGGAGACGCCACGTACTTTGATGATCTGAAGGAGGAGATGCAGAAGCAGGCTGAG CTGAACCGGGCGGAGTTCGAGGACGTGGACGACGACACCAGAGTGCAGTACGAAGGCTTCCGGCCAGGAATGTACATCAGAGTGGAAATCTCCTCTGTGCCCTGTGAGTTGGTCACGAACTTTGACCCCCATTACCCGATCGTCCTCGGAGGCCTGGGCGCCGGAGAAGGCAACGTCGGCTACCTGCAG atgcGACTGAAGAAACACCGCTGGCATGGCCGCATCTTGAAAACACGGGACCCTCTCATCATGTCCTTGGGTTGGAGACGCTTCCAGACCATTCCTCTCTACTACATTGAGGATCACAATGGACGCAACCGGCTGCTCAAATACACGCCGCAGCACATGCACTGTGGCGCCGCCATATGGG GCCCGGTCACGCCTCAGGGCACCGGCTTCCTGGCTGTGCAGTCAGTAACAGGAACCAAC GCTAAGTTCCGTATTGCAGCCACGGGAGTCGTCCTGGACCTGGATAAATCTGTGACGATAGTGAAGAAGCTCAAACTCATCGGTTACCCCTACAAGATCTTTAAGAACACCTGCTTCGTTAAG GACATGTTCAGCACAGTGCTGGAGGTAGCCAAGTTTGAAGGCGCCTCTATACGAACAGTatcaggggtcagaggtcagatcAAGAAGGCGCTGTCCGCACCCCCGGGAGCTTACCGAGCCACGTTTGAGGACCGCCTGCTCATGAGTG ACATCGTGTTCCTGCGTTCCTGGTATCCAGTGTCTGTTCCTCAGCTCTACAACCCGGTcacctctctgctgctgccggcCGGGCAGAAGGACCACTGGACGGGCATGAGGACTCTGGGACAACTCAAACATGACCTCGGCATCCGCAACAAGCCCAACGCAGACTCGCTATACAAG CCGGTGGTTCGCGCGCCAAGGCGCTTCAACCCCCTCCACATCCCAAGAGAGCTGCAGAAGGCCCTCCCCTTCAAGAGCAAACCCAAGCTGCAGCATCCCAGAGGAAAGAcccccagagacctgcagaggcCCTGTGTGATCAGAGAGCCCCACGAAAGGAAG GTGGCAGCACTGCTCCATGCGCTGAGCACAGTTCACCACCACAAGAGGAAGAAAGTCCACGTGGCGCAGCATGCCAAACACAAGGAGTTCCTGCAgcagaaggagaaacaggaggaggcCAAGCTCCTGAGGCAGAAGGAGGCGCGTAAAAAGCTCTACCGCGTCATGGGCCAGATGGACAAGAAGAAGCAGCGGTCCAGCCTGAAGGGGGCGGCCCAGGACCAGTAA
- the mtr gene encoding methionine synthase, with product MAPTNVVQSGEEGCCPLEAELRAALQQRIMVLDGGMGTMIQQHKFEEGHFRGEEFKEHPLPLMGNNDVLSITQPDVIYGIHKEYLLAGSDIIETNTFSSTSIAQTDYGLEHMAYRLNKASAELARKAVDDFTKQTGCKRYVAGALGPTNRTLSISPSVERPDFRNITFDALVEAYSEQVRGLLDGGADILLVETIFDTANAKAALFAIDLLFEHGCRRTPIFISGTIVDRSGRTLSGQTGEAFVLSVSHVKPLCVGLNCALGAAEMRPFIEAVGKSTTAFIICYPNAGLPNTFGGYDETPQVTASHMKDFATDGLVNIVGGCCGTTPAHIRAIAESVKLCQPRVPPADVYKDHMLLSGLEPFRIGPYTNFVNIGERCNVAGSRKFAKLIAAGNYEEALSVAKAQVEMGAQVLDINMDEGMLDGPTAMARFCNLIGSEPDIARVPLCIDSSNFSVIEAGLKCCQGKCIVNSISLKEGEQDFLSRSATVKRYGAAVVVMAFDEEGQATEIDRKVEICTRAYELLVNKVGFDPNNIIFDPNILTIGTGLEEHNDYAVNFMKAARRIKETLPGARVSGGLSNLSFSFRGMEVIREAMHGAFLYHAIKSGMDMGIVNAGNLPVYDDIDKQLLLLCENIIWNRDPDATEKLLAYAQNNVKGAKKVVQTDEWRQAGVEERLEYALLKGIEKYVVEDVEECRTHSDFARPIHIIEGPLMNGMKVVGDLFGAGKMFLPQVIKSARVMKKAVGYLIPFMEKERAEMMAMSESTEEVDPYQGTIVLATVKGDVHDIGKNIVGVVLGCNNFRVIDLGVMVPCDKILREAVARKADFIGLSGLITPSLDEMIYVAKEMQRLGFTTPLLIGGATTSKTHTAVKIAPRYSAPAIHVLDASRSVVVCSQLLDESQREEYFEDIKEEYEEIRQEHYDSLKDRRYLRLPQARQKALRVDWLSSPRPVCPRFLGTRVFESYDLNSLLDYIDWKPFFDVWQLRGKYPNRGYPKIFKDKTVGAEARRVFDDAQRLLNQMIDGCSLTGRGLVGFWPARADGDDINVYEDDVTLPRDSEPIATFHGLRQQAEKDGSSSEPYLCLSDFVAPVHGGVADYIGVFAVGVFGADELSQRFQAEGDDYSSIMVKALADRLAEAFAEELHARVRKELWGYSSDEALQASELHRIRYQGIRPAAGYPSQPDHTEKTTMWSLARIQEKTGIDLTESLAMTPAASVCGLYFSNPQALYFAVGKITKEQVEDYSRRKGMAVEEVERWLAAILGYDSEE from the exons ATGGCCCCGACGAACGTCGTTCAGTCCGGCGAGGAGG GATGCTGTCCCTTAGAGGCCGAGCTGCGGGCGGCGCTGCAGCAGAGGATCATGGTCCTGGATGGCGGGATGGGGACCATGATCCAGCAGCATAAGTTTGAGGAAGGCCACTTTAGAGGGGAGGAGTTCAAAGAGCATCCGCTCCCTCTGATGGGCAACAACGACGTTCTCAGCATCACACAGCCAGATGTTATTTATGGAATACACAAG GAGTACCTGCTGGCCGGATCTGACATCATCGAGACCAACACGTTCAGCAGCACCTCTATAGCCCAGACAGACTACGGGCTGGAGCACATG GCTTACCGCCTGAATAAGGCGTCTGCAGAGCTGGCGAGGAAGGCGGTGGATGACTTCACCAAACAAACTG GTTGTAAGCGATACGTGGCCGGCGCTTTAGGTCCGACCAACAGGACCCTGTCCATATCCCCGTCTGTGGAGCGGCCCGACTTCAGGAACATCA CGTTTGATGCACTCGTAGAGGCCTACTCGGAGCAAGTCAGAGGTTTACTCGATGGAGGCGCCGACATCCTGCTGGTTGAAACCATCTTTGACACGGCCAACGCCAAG GCTGCTTTATTTGCCATTGACCTGCTGTTTGAACATGGCTGCAGGAGAACACCAATCTTT ATCTCGGGCACCATCGTGGACCGCAGTGGGCGGACTCTGTCCGGTCAGACGGGAGAGGCCTTCGTCTTGAGCGTGTCCCACGTGAAGCCTCTGTG CGTCGGTCTGAACTGCGCCCTGGGGGCCGCGGAGATGAGGCCTTTCATCGAGGCCGTAGGAAAGAGCACCACGGCTTTCATCATCTGTTACCCTAACGCAG GTCTCCCCAACACCTTCGGTGGTTATGATGAAACGCCACAAGTGACCGCCTCGCATATGAAG GACTTTGCTACAGACGGACTAGTGAATATTGTGGGAGGCTGTTGTGGGACCACTCCAGCACACATCAG AGCCATCGCCGAGTCAGTCAAACTCTGCCAGCCAAGAGTTCCACCTGCTGATGTTTATAAAGACCACATGCTGCTGTCAG GTTTAGAGCCCTTCCGGATCGGTCCATACACTAACTTTGTTAACATCGGGGAGCGCTGCAACGTGGCCGGGTCGCGCAAGTTCGCCAAGCTGATCGCAGCAGGGAACTACGAG GAGGCGCTGAGCGTAGCGAAGGCTCAGGTTGAGATGGGAGCGCAGGTGCTGGATATAAACATGGACGAAGGGATGCTGGATGGGCCGACAGCCATGGCCCGATTCTGTAACCTCATCGGCTCTGAGCCAGACATCGCACGG gtTCCTCTGTGCATCGACTCGTCCAACTTCTCCGTGATTGAAGCTGGCTTGAAATGCTGTCAGGGGAAGTGCATCGTCAACAGCATCAGCCTGAAGGAAGGCGAGCAGGACTTCCTGTCCAGGTCGGCCACGGTGAAGCGTTACGGAGCTGCTGTGGTCGTCATGGCCTTTGATgaggagggacag GCCACAGAGATTGACCGTAAAGTGGAGATCTGCACTCGAGCCTACGAGCTGCTGGTCAACAAAGTGGGATTTGACCCCAACAACATCATCTTCGATCCCAACATCCTCACCATCGGCACCGGCCTGGAGGAGCACAACGACTACGCCGTTAACTTCATGAAAGCCGCCCGACGTATCAAG gagACTTTACCCGGGGCCAGGGTGAGTGGAGGCCTGTCCAACCTGTCCTTCTCCTTCAGAGGGATGGAGGTCATCAGAGAAGCCATGCATGGAGCCTTTCTCTACCACGCCATCAAG AGTGGCATGGACATGGGAATAGTGAACGCTGGGAACCTGCCGGTCTATGACGACATAGACAAACAGCTGCTGTTACTGTGTGAGAACATCATCTGGAACAGAGACCCCGACGCCACTGAGAAACTGCTGGCCTATGCACAG AACAATGTGAAAGGAGCAAAGAAGGTGGTTCAGACGGACGAGTGGAGGCAGGCAGGCGTGGAGGAGAGGTTGGAGTACGCGCTGCTAAAG GGGATAGAGAAGTACGTGGTGGAGGATGTGGAGGAGTGTCGGACTCATTCGGACTTCGCCCGGCCCATTCACATCATCGAGGGCCCCTTGATGAACGGCATGAAGGTGGTGGGAGACCTTTTTGGAGCTGGGAAGATGTTCCTGCCACAG GTGATCAAGTCGGCCCGTGTTATGAAGAAAGCGGTGGGCTACTTGATTCCCTTCATGGAGAAGGAGAGGGCGGAGATGATGGCCATGTCGGAGTCAACAGAGGAAGTG GACCCCTACCAGGGCACCATCGTTCTGGCTACAGTGAAAGGAGACGTCCATGATATTGGGAAGAACATTGTGGGCGTGGTGCTGGGTTGCAACAACTTCAG AGTGATTGATCTGGGTGTGATGGTGCCCTGTGATAAGATCCTCAGAGAAGCCGTCGCTCGTAAAGCAG ATTTCATCGGTTTGTCCGGTCTCATTACGCCCTCCCTGGATGAGATGATCTACGTGGCCAAAGAGATGCAGAGACTGGGCTTTACAACGCCTCTGCTGATTGGAGGAGCCACCACATCCAA gacacacacggCAGTGAAGATCGCCCCTCGCTACTCCGCTCCTGCCATCCATGTTCTGGACGCCTCCAGGAGTGTGGTGGTG TGCTCACAGCTCCTTGATGAATCGCAGAGGGAAGAATATTTTGAGGACATCAAAGAGGAGTACGAGGAGATCCGACAGGAACACTACGACTCCCTGAAG gACCGTCGGTACCTGCGTCTCCCCCAGGCCAGACAGAAGGCTCTCCGTGTAGACTGGCTGTCGTCCCCCAGGCCAG TGTGTCCTCGGTTCCTGGGCACTCGTGTGTTCGAGTCGTACGACCTGAACAGTCTGCTCGACTACATCGACTGGAAGCCTTTCTTTGATGTGTGGCAGCTGAGAGGAAAGTACCCCAACAGAGGCTACCCCAAGATCTTCAAAGACAAGACCGTTG GTGCGGAGGCCCGGCGAGTCTTTGATGACGCTCAGCGGCTTCTTAACCAGATGATTGATGGCTGCAGCCTGACTGGGCGGGGCCTGGTGGGGTTCTGGCCTGCCCGAGCTGACGGCGACGACATCAACGTGTACGAGGATGACGTCACACTGCCCAGAGACAGCGAGCCCATTGCCACATTCCATGGCTTACGGCAGCAG GCGGAGAAGGATGGCTCCAGCTCGGAGCCCTACCTGTGTCTGTCTGACTTCGTTGCCCCTGTGCACGGTGGCGTGGCCGACTACATTGGTGTTTTCGCCGTGGGCGTGTTCGGCGCTGACGAGCTGAGTCAGCGGTTCCAGGCTGAGGGAGACGACTACAGCAGCATCATGGTCAAAGCCCTGGCGGACCGGCTGGCGGAG gcttTTGCTGAGGAACTCCACGCCCGCGTGCGTAAAGAGTTGTGGGGCTACAGCTCTGACGAAGCTCTGCAGGCCTCGGAGCTGCACAGGATCCGCTACCAGGGCATCAGACCTGCAGCCGGTTACCCCAGTCAGCCCGACCACACGGAGAAGACCACCATGTGGAGTCTGGCCCGGATCCAGGAGAAGACTG GTATTGATCTGACCGAGTCCCTGGCCATGACGCCTGCTGCCTCAGTGTGTGGACTTTATTTCTCCAACCCACAGGCCTTGTACTTTGCTGTGGGAAAAATCACCAAAGAACAG GTGGAGGATTATTCCAGGAGGAAGGggatggctgtggaggaggtggagcgctGGCTGGCTGCCATTCTGGGCTATGACAGTGAGGAGTAG